A single window of Nocardia sp. NBC_01327 DNA harbors:
- a CDS encoding ribose-5-phosphate isomerase has translation MRVYLGADHAGFELKNTVKAHLEGQGHDVVDVGALEYDALDDYPAFCIEAARRTVADPGSLGFVFGGSGNGEQIAANKVAGARCALTWSVETAQLARQHNNAQLAGIGGRMHTEAEALAIVDAFVSTQWSEEPRHQRRIDILAEYEKTGIAPALPN, from the coding sequence ATGCGCGTATACCTGGGTGCCGACCATGCCGGCTTCGAACTGAAGAACACTGTCAAGGCCCACCTCGAGGGCCAGGGCCACGATGTCGTCGATGTCGGCGCGCTGGAATACGACGCCCTCGACGATTACCCGGCCTTTTGCATCGAGGCCGCCCGCCGCACCGTGGCCGATCCGGGCAGCCTGGGCTTCGTCTTCGGCGGTTCCGGCAATGGCGAGCAGATCGCCGCCAACAAGGTGGCCGGCGCCCGCTGCGCCCTCACCTGGAGCGTGGAGACCGCGCAGCTCGCGCGCCAGCACAACAATGCGCAGCTGGCCGGCATCGGCGGCCGCATGCATACCGAAGCGGAAGCCCTCGCCATCGTGGACGCCTTCGTCAGCACCCAGTGGTCCGAGGAGCCGCGCCACCAGCGCCGCATCGACATCCTCGCCGAGTACGAGAAGACCGGTATCGCTCCGGCTCTGCCGAACTGA
- a CDS encoding Fpg/Nei family DNA glycosylase, with the protein MPEGHTLHRLAKLHHKRFAGGEVRVSSPQGRFADGAARLDGQVLTRAEAWGKHLLHHYDSGLIVHIHLGLYGKFTESPFPLGEPVGQVRMRLIGAGRTGDVFGTDLRGPTACEILLPPEVTALTDRLGPDPLRKDADPDRAWHRISRSQRPIGALLMDQKVLAGVGNVYRAEILFRHGISPDRPGTQLTYEEWQAIWSDLVDLMKVGVRRGVMVVVRPDDDHGAPSYAADRPRTYVYRRAGDPCRLCSTPVLHSVLEGRNLFWCPTCQPS; encoded by the coding sequence GTGCCCGAAGGACATACGCTGCACCGCCTGGCGAAGCTGCACCACAAGCGCTTCGCCGGCGGTGAGGTCCGAGTATCGAGCCCCCAGGGCCGCTTCGCCGACGGCGCCGCCCGCCTCGACGGCCAGGTGCTGACCCGCGCCGAAGCCTGGGGCAAACACCTACTGCACCACTACGATTCGGGCCTCATCGTCCACATCCACCTGGGCCTGTACGGCAAATTCACCGAATCCCCGTTCCCCCTGGGTGAACCGGTGGGCCAGGTCCGCATGCGCCTGATCGGCGCCGGCCGCACCGGAGACGTCTTCGGCACCGACCTGCGCGGCCCCACCGCCTGCGAAATCCTGCTCCCTCCCGAGGTCACCGCCCTCACCGACCGCCTCGGCCCCGACCCGCTCCGCAAGGACGCCGACCCGGACCGCGCCTGGCATCGCATCAGCCGCTCGCAGCGCCCGATCGGCGCACTGCTGATGGATCAGAAGGTCCTCGCGGGCGTCGGCAACGTCTACCGCGCGGAAATCCTTTTCCGCCACGGTATTTCCCCCGATCGTCCCGGCACCCAGCTCACTTATGAAGAGTGGCAAGCGATCTGGTCCGACCTCGTCGACCTGATGAAGGTAGGCGTCCGCCGCGGCGTAATGGTCGTAGTGCGCCCCGACGACGACCACGGCGCCCCGTCCTACGCCGCCGACCGCCCCCGCACCTACGTCTACCGCCGCGCCGGTGACCCCTGCCGCCTCTGCAGTACCCCGGTCCTCCACTCGGTCCTCGAAGGCCGAAACCTGTTCTGGTGTCCCACTTGCCAACCCTCCTGA
- a CDS encoding DUF6301 family protein → MQVDIQGAVEIARIATEPDWDWSTDGLRRFCAAAGWEITNQNGSGSASLRTTLRVGRPKSRVYGNPRKTNLITTFVTDVADPATPGLSDWLAGTFDQLRAAFTTILGEPSRYEPGREATISWDRPNLTIELSMIWQAISMRLVRPDGFFGINYQE, encoded by the coding sequence ATGCAGGTCGATATCCAAGGCGCGGTCGAAATCGCGCGCATCGCAACAGAACCCGACTGGGACTGGAGCACCGACGGACTTCGCCGGTTCTGTGCGGCCGCAGGCTGGGAGATCACCAATCAAAATGGTTCGGGCAGCGCATCGCTTCGAACCACCCTGAGAGTCGGTCGACCTAAGTCGCGCGTGTACGGCAACCCACGCAAGACCAACCTGATCACGACCTTCGTCACCGATGTAGCCGACCCCGCTACGCCGGGCCTGAGCGACTGGCTGGCTGGCACATTCGACCAGTTACGTGCCGCCTTCACCACCATCCTCGGGGAGCCCAGCCGATACGAACCCGGCCGCGAAGCGACGATCTCATGGGACCGGCCGAACCTGACGATAGAGCTGTCCATGATCTGGCAGGCGATCTCTATGCGTCTTGTAAGGCCGGACGGCTTCTTCGGCATCAACTACCAGGAATGA
- a CDS encoding carbohydrate-binding protein, protein MRYKGIRHAGTGIVGLAGVVSAVVVGSPAGSADITGSGITVQGDAHQTGTSYSVCVLTPDSANAWGQITTRVNYYDGDQDLGFNTANPGAANICDNWTPAAEGTHNLHAVLSWTTVDMYGMPTEHTSSTDTVAVLVSAPVTTPPATTTPPVTTTPPVTTTPPVTTTPPVTTTTTPVPEWQLNAHYNVGDFVTYEGVKYRCIQAHTAYAPNWTPPLTPALWQQL, encoded by the coding sequence ATGCGGTACAAGGGGATTCGTCATGCGGGGACGGGGATCGTTGGTTTGGCCGGAGTGGTGTCCGCGGTAGTGGTGGGCAGTCCCGCTGGGTCAGCGGATATCACCGGCAGCGGTATCACCGTGCAGGGCGATGCGCACCAGACCGGTACGAGCTACAGCGTTTGTGTGCTCACTCCGGACTCGGCCAATGCGTGGGGGCAGATAACCACGAGGGTCAATTACTACGACGGAGATCAGGACCTCGGATTCAATACCGCCAATCCCGGCGCCGCCAACATATGCGATAACTGGACCCCTGCGGCAGAGGGTACGCACAACCTGCACGCGGTTCTGTCCTGGACCACTGTCGATATGTACGGCATGCCCACCGAGCACACCAGTTCCACCGACACGGTTGCGGTGCTCGTATCCGCGCCGGTTACCACTCCGCCGGCGACGACCACACCGCCGGTGACGACGACTCCGCCGGTCACGACCACACCGCCGGTGACCACTACTCCGCCGGTGACGACCACGACGACACCGGTGCCCGAATGGCAACTGAACGCGCACTACAACGTTGGTGACTTCGTCACCTACGAGGGCGTGAAGTACCGCTGCATCCAGGCGCACACCGCATACGCACCCAACTGGACTCCGCCGCTCACGCCCGCGCTCTGGCAGCAACTCTGA
- a CDS encoding MFS transporter, which yields MTSPLELRRTSSPTAIVLTMASTVFLLALVQTLPVPALPQIGLQLGVSATTVGWVTTATMLAASAFTPLLGRLGDVYGHKPVVLATLVVTLAGSVLAASAHSIDLLIVGRALQGASFGLFPLAISVLRHELPAERLTGALAVTASTLGVGSGVALVATGLLTQGGADYRRIFWLCVILTAVVLVLAFLTLPRRAGQGGRVDYVGAAVLGLGLVCLLLPISQGHEWGWGSAKVIGLFVAAIVVLAGFLLLQSKLREPLVATALLAHRPVAVTNLASFCVGFAMFSVFLGATYFVATPRALTGFGFDASVLRTSVAFMLPGAIASVLMGPIAGRLVGRIGPRYVLLLASVLGLCALTALALLHTTSVEVVVALVIANSAIAIAYSAMPALLVANVAPHETGIANSINSIMRTVGGAIGSALVVTILTSDTLRHSLANGAVVALPAEGAYRIAFLTGAVFFALAALLAVFGLGHTGRRLTQHEIEEDSALASAGEFATASTSL from the coding sequence ATGACCTCCCCGCTCGAGCTTCGGCGCACCTCCTCGCCGACCGCGATCGTGCTGACCATGGCCAGCACCGTATTTCTGCTGGCCCTGGTCCAGACGCTGCCCGTCCCCGCACTGCCGCAGATCGGTCTGCAGCTGGGCGTCTCGGCCACGACCGTCGGATGGGTGACCACCGCGACGATGCTGGCCGCCTCGGCGTTCACGCCGCTGCTCGGACGCCTCGGCGATGTCTACGGCCACAAGCCGGTCGTGCTGGCGACTCTGGTGGTGACACTGGCCGGCAGCGTGCTGGCCGCGTCGGCACACAGCATCGATCTGCTCATCGTCGGAAGGGCTTTGCAGGGCGCCAGTTTCGGCCTGTTCCCGCTCGCCATCAGCGTGCTGCGGCATGAGCTTCCGGCCGAGCGCCTGACCGGAGCATTGGCCGTCACCGCCTCGACCCTGGGCGTGGGCAGCGGTGTCGCCCTGGTGGCGACGGGTCTGCTGACACAGGGCGGCGCGGACTACCGTCGCATCTTCTGGCTGTGCGTCATCCTCACCGCGGTCGTGCTGGTGCTGGCGTTCCTGACCCTGCCGCGCCGCGCGGGCCAGGGCGGCCGCGTCGATTACGTGGGCGCCGCGGTACTGGGCCTCGGCCTGGTCTGCCTGCTGCTGCCGATCTCCCAGGGCCACGAATGGGGCTGGGGCAGCGCGAAAGTGATCGGGCTGTTCGTGGCCGCGATTGTCGTACTGGCCGGATTCCTGCTGTTGCAGTCCAAGCTGCGCGAGCCGCTGGTGGCGACCGCCCTGCTGGCGCATCGTCCGGTCGCGGTGACCAACCTGGCCAGCTTCTGCGTCGGTTTCGCGATGTTCAGCGTGTTCCTGGGAGCGACCTACTTCGTGGCGACGCCGCGCGCACTGACCGGATTCGGGTTCGACGCCTCGGTGCTCCGCACCAGTGTGGCCTTCATGCTGCCCGGCGCCATCGCCTCGGTGCTGATGGGCCCGATCGCCGGCCGCCTGGTCGGGCGCATCGGCCCCCGCTACGTCCTGCTGCTGGCCAGCGTCCTGGGCCTGTGCGCCCTGACCGCCCTGGCCCTGCTCCACACCACAAGCGTGGAAGTTGTTGTCGCACTGGTCATCGCGAACTCCGCGATCGCCATCGCCTACTCCGCCATGCCCGCACTGCTCGTCGCGAATGTGGCGCCGCACGAGACCGGAATCGCCAACTCGATCAACTCGATCATGCGTACGGTGGGCGGCGCCATCGGCAGCGCACTGGTCGTCACCATCCTCACCAGCGACACCCTGCGCCACTCCCTCGCCAACGGCGCGGTCGTGGCCCTGCCCGCCGAAGGCGCCTACCGCATCGCCTTCCTCACCGGCGCAGTCTTCTTCGCGCTTGCCGCACTGCTGGCGGTATTCGGCCTGGGCCACACCGGCCGCCGCCTGACCCAGCACGAGATCGAGGAGGACAGCGCCCTGGCGAGCGCCGGTGAATTCGCCACAGCCTCAACGAGCCTCTGA
- a CDS encoding TetR/AcrR family transcriptional regulator, translating to MAQQGGPKVNQTRGTAEGIRRRGTLSKGDQREAQILDATRRLLTKKPMAKLTVDDITHATDISRTSFYFYFPSKQAVLARLMEDVSDSYAQTHVWLPSTGPQRELLHAQLIGAAEVWHDNSAILVCSLEGYDSSYPPLTEFIAAIQARFTSALAAKIDRDRAAGLAPEGIDSATLATLVALMRDGRLSQLSAAPRNDVTQGIDDLAEAILRLIYGRLD from the coding sequence ATGGCGCAGCAGGGCGGACCCAAGGTGAACCAGACCCGAGGCACGGCCGAGGGCATCCGGCGGCGCGGCACCCTCTCGAAGGGCGATCAGCGCGAAGCCCAGATCCTGGACGCGACCCGCCGCCTGCTGACGAAGAAGCCGATGGCCAAACTGACCGTCGACGACATCACGCACGCCACCGACATCTCGCGCACCAGCTTCTACTTCTACTTCCCGTCCAAGCAGGCGGTCCTCGCGCGCCTGATGGAAGACGTGAGCGACAGCTACGCCCAAACCCACGTCTGGCTGCCCTCCACCGGCCCGCAGCGCGAACTCCTGCACGCCCAGCTCATCGGGGCGGCCGAGGTCTGGCACGACAACAGCGCGATCCTGGTCTGCTCACTGGAGGGTTACGACAGCAGCTATCCGCCGCTGACGGAATTCATCGCCGCCATCCAAGCCCGATTCACCAGCGCACTGGCCGCCAAAATCGACCGCGACCGCGCAGCCGGGCTGGCGCCCGAGGGCATCGACTCGGCAACCCTCGCAACCCTCGTCGCCCTGATGCGCGACGGCCGCCTCTCCCAACTGTCCGCTGCGCCCCGGAACGACGTGACTCAGGGCATCGACGACCTCGCCGAGGCAATCCTGCGCCTGATCTACGGCCGCCTGGATTGA
- a CDS encoding metal ABC transporter permease produces MNAVSTMLAHPFIDHALLAGTAVAILCGLAGYFVVQRGEVFAGDALGHVAYTGAMAALAAGINPRAGLFVATVAVGLALGVGGVRGGTDEVVIGAFFSWILGLGVLFLAYYTTHRSGGNGSANVNVLFGSIFGISATAAITATLIAAAATAVLLAISRPLLFATVDPAVAAVAGVPVRLLGAIFLAIVGATVAEATQLVGAIVVLGLLAAPAATAARLTNRPWRAFWISALLAVAAVWAGIALSYRFAAAPASFTIMSVATSCYLAAVCFDHLRRHRADPGPSIA; encoded by the coding sequence GTGAACGCCGTCTCGACCATGCTGGCGCATCCGTTCATCGACCATGCGCTCCTCGCCGGAACAGCGGTGGCGATATTGTGCGGGCTGGCAGGCTATTTCGTCGTGCAGCGCGGCGAAGTCTTCGCCGGTGACGCGCTCGGCCACGTGGCGTATACCGGTGCGATGGCGGCGCTCGCCGCTGGAATCAACCCGCGCGCAGGGCTTTTCGTAGCGACGGTGGCGGTCGGCCTGGCACTCGGTGTCGGCGGCGTGCGCGGTGGCACCGACGAGGTCGTGATCGGCGCGTTCTTCTCCTGGATACTGGGGCTGGGCGTGCTGTTCCTGGCCTACTACACCACCCACCGCAGCGGCGGTAACGGCAGCGCCAACGTGAATGTGCTCTTCGGCAGCATCTTCGGGATCAGCGCCACCGCCGCCATTACCGCCACCCTGATCGCGGCCGCCGCCACCGCGGTACTACTGGCCATATCGCGCCCACTCCTGTTCGCAACGGTCGATCCCGCCGTCGCGGCCGTGGCAGGCGTCCCGGTCCGCCTCCTCGGCGCGATATTCCTGGCGATCGTCGGCGCCACCGTCGCCGAAGCCACCCAATTGGTCGGCGCCATAGTCGTTCTCGGACTACTGGCCGCCCCCGCCGCCACCGCCGCACGGCTCACGAACCGCCCATGGCGAGCATTCTGGATATCCGCCCTACTTGCCGTAGCCGCCGTTTGGGCAGGAATCGCCCTGTCCTACCGCTTCGCCGCCGCCCCCGCCAGCTTCACCATCATGTCCGTCGCCACATCCTGCTACCTGGCCGCGGTCTGCTTCGACCATCTCCGCCGACACCGAGCCGACCCCGGACCATCGATCGCCTGA
- a CDS encoding metal ABC transporter permease, translating to MATWNLVEDLRQLLSYPFMVNALRAGTIVAVVAGAIGWMMALRRESFAGHTLAMVGFPGAAAATWLGIAAGYGYFAACVGTALVIAALPPATRSRGSGEQSAVIGTVQAFALAAGMLFVSLYKGFLSGLTNLLFGTIAGITSQQVTVLLIAAAPCLLVLTLLGRPLLWASIDPETAAAQGVPVRPIGAAFMLLLGVAAAGTSQVTGSLLVFALLVAPAAAAHRLTSHPGRGVAMSVAIAVLVTWLGMGFAYFSPYPIGFWVSTFAFACYLASAGLRAWLDRRGQIHLFGTRRAEVPV from the coding sequence GTGGCGACCTGGAACCTCGTGGAGGATCTGCGGCAGCTGCTGTCCTATCCGTTCATGGTCAATGCGCTGCGTGCGGGAACCATCGTCGCGGTGGTGGCCGGAGCGATCGGCTGGATGATGGCGCTGCGGCGGGAAAGCTTCGCCGGGCACACCCTGGCCATGGTCGGTTTCCCGGGCGCGGCCGCGGCCACCTGGCTCGGAATCGCCGCAGGGTACGGGTATTTCGCGGCCTGTGTCGGGACAGCGCTGGTGATCGCGGCCCTGCCCCCGGCAACCCGCTCGCGCGGCTCCGGCGAGCAGTCGGCCGTCATCGGCACCGTACAGGCGTTCGCGCTGGCCGCGGGAATGCTGTTCGTCAGCCTCTACAAGGGCTTCTTATCCGGACTGACCAATCTGCTGTTCGGCACCATTGCCGGCATCACCTCGCAACAGGTCACTGTGCTGCTGATCGCGGCCGCGCCGTGCCTGCTGGTACTGACCTTGCTCGGGCGGCCGCTGCTGTGGGCCTCGATCGACCCGGAAACTGCTGCGGCCCAGGGCGTTCCGGTGCGACCGATAGGGGCGGCGTTCATGCTGCTGCTCGGCGTCGCGGCGGCGGGTACCAGCCAGGTCACCGGCAGCCTGCTGGTGTTCGCACTGCTGGTGGCGCCGGCGGCCGCCGCGCACCGGCTCACCAGCCATCCCGGGCGCGGCGTCGCGATGTCGGTCGCGATCGCCGTCCTGGTGACCTGGCTGGGCATGGGATTCGCGTACTTCTCCCCGTATCCGATCGGATTCTGGGTCAGCACTTTCGCTTTCGCGTGTTATCTGGCAAGCGCGGGCCTGAGAGCGTGGCTCGATCGGCGCGGGCAGATTCACCTGTTCGGAACCCGCCGTGCGGAGGTGCCCGTGTGA
- a CDS encoding metal ABC transporter ATP-binding protein, with translation MNDIEAPPTDSAPAPVVRMRGSAAAVGGRTIWSEVSLDIAPGQFIAVLGPNGAGKSTLIKTILGVTPTVAGSIEVLGGPAGQHNSRIGYLPQRRAFDASVRIRGIDIVRLGLDGARWGTPIPWLAKLVTPERYRARQQRLRAVIELVGAQAYAHRPIGQCSGGEQQRLLIAQALIRRPRLLLLDEPLDSLDVPSQAGISALIRDICRQEHVAVVMVAHDVNPILPYLDRLVYVAHGQALTGTPAEVITGERLSALYGIRIEVLRDSTGRLFVVGQPDVPAGHGISDSAAGPEQ, from the coding sequence ATGAACGATATCGAGGCTCCGCCAACGGATTCCGCCCCCGCTCCCGTGGTCCGCATGAGGGGGTCCGCGGCAGCGGTCGGCGGCCGGACCATCTGGTCGGAGGTATCCCTCGATATCGCACCCGGGCAGTTCATTGCCGTGCTCGGCCCGAACGGTGCGGGCAAATCCACGCTGATCAAGACGATTCTCGGTGTGACCCCGACGGTGGCGGGCAGCATCGAGGTGCTCGGCGGCCCTGCGGGACAGCACAATTCACGCATCGGATACCTGCCGCAACGACGCGCGTTCGATGCGAGCGTGCGGATTCGCGGCATCGATATCGTGCGCCTCGGCCTGGACGGCGCGCGCTGGGGAACGCCGATTCCCTGGCTGGCGAAACTCGTTACGCCCGAACGATATCGGGCACGACAGCAGCGCCTGCGAGCGGTGATCGAACTGGTCGGAGCGCAGGCATACGCGCATCGCCCGATCGGGCAGTGCTCCGGCGGTGAGCAGCAGCGGTTGCTCATCGCGCAGGCGCTGATCCGGCGCCCGCGACTGCTGCTGCTCGATGAACCTCTCGACAGCCTGGATGTGCCCAGCCAAGCCGGCATCAGTGCGCTGATCCGCGACATCTGCCGACAGGAACACGTCGCGGTCGTCATGGTCGCCCATGACGTGAACCCGATCCTGCCCTACCTCGATCGCCTCGTATACGTGGCGCACGGACAGGCTCTGACCGGTACGCCCGCGGAAGTGATTACCGGGGAAAGACTTTCGGCGCTGTACGGCATCCGGATCGAGGTGCTGCGCGACAGCACCGGGCGGTTGTTCGTGGTCGGGCAGCCGGATGTGCCGGCCGGGCACGGCATCTCCGATTCCGCCGCGGGGCCCGAACAGTGA
- a CDS encoding metal ABC transporter solute-binding protein, Zn/Mn family, producing the protein MARPGNSKRVMAAALGAVAVSAVVVGCGSSTTSPDTGGGSGKLEVVATINAWGSIAAQLGGDKVHESSIITNPDTDPHAYEPTPADARTIAGAKVVIANGIGYDAWSGKLLAANPGKDRVELDIGKQLGVADDGNPHQWYSPDSVTKVVEAITDDYKKADPADAAYFDTQKTQFLDATLSKYRGLIADIKAKYAGTPVGASESIFSPLSDALGLNLITPPTFLKAISEGTDPAPADKSAIDAQIATKTVKVYVYNSQNSTPDVQAQVDAVNRQGIAETTVTETLSPENATFQDWQTGQLQALEDALHRATGK; encoded by the coding sequence ATGGCTCGACCGGGTAACAGCAAGCGCGTGATGGCGGCGGCACTGGGGGCGGTCGCGGTTTCCGCGGTCGTGGTGGGGTGCGGTTCGTCGACCACCTCCCCCGATACGGGCGGCGGGAGCGGGAAGCTCGAGGTGGTGGCGACGATCAATGCCTGGGGCAGCATCGCTGCCCAGCTCGGCGGCGACAAGGTGCACGAGAGCAGCATCATCACCAACCCGGACACCGATCCACACGCCTACGAACCGACACCGGCGGACGCACGCACGATCGCGGGCGCAAAAGTGGTGATAGCCAACGGGATCGGCTACGACGCCTGGTCGGGCAAACTGCTGGCGGCCAACCCCGGCAAAGACCGCGTCGAGCTCGACATCGGTAAGCAACTCGGTGTCGCCGACGACGGCAACCCGCACCAGTGGTACTCACCGGATTCGGTCACCAAGGTGGTCGAGGCGATCACCGACGACTACAAGAAGGCCGACCCTGCCGACGCCGCCTACTTCGACACGCAGAAGACGCAGTTCCTCGACGCCACGCTGTCGAAGTACAGGGGCCTCATCGCCGATATCAAGGCCAAGTACGCGGGCACCCCGGTAGGCGCGAGTGAGTCGATCTTCTCCCCGCTCTCGGATGCGCTGGGGCTCAACCTGATCACGCCGCCCACCTTCCTGAAGGCGATCAGCGAGGGCACCGATCCCGCACCGGCGGACAAGTCGGCCATCGATGCGCAGATCGCGACGAAAACGGTGAAGGTCTACGTCTACAACAGCCAGAACAGCACCCCCGATGTGCAGGCGCAGGTCGACGCGGTCAATAGGCAGGGCATCGCGGAGACGACGGTGACCGAAACCCTCTCCCCGGAGAACGCCACGTTCCAGGATTGGCAGACCGGTCAGCTGCAGGCGCTGGAAGACGCACTGCACAGGGCGACCGGCAAGTAG